The Sulfurospirillum sp. UCH001 genome segment TGAGGATGGCATCAAGTCCCGCAAAGATATTTTCGACTTGATTTTTTTTGGAGATAAGCGTGTTATACATAAACACGATACTAAGAAGAATGAGACCTGCAACAATCAAAAACGTTTCCATCGTAACTCCTTTGTATTGCTCAGATGTATTATACGATTTTGCCATCACTTTGATGGCAAAATCTTTTACATGAAACTATTACTTAACGACTCATACGTTTACGTACAGTTGGATCAAGGTATTTTTTACGAATACGAATGTTAATTGGTGTAACTTCAACTAACTCATCGTTTTCAATCCACTCAAGTGCAAGTTCTAAGTTCATTTTGCGTGGTGGAATAATTTTGATCGCTTCATCAGCACCACTACTTCTAACGTTACTTTGTGGCTTACCTTTGATCGGGTTAACATCAAGATCATTTGGACGTGAATGCTCACCAATGATCATACCAGAGTAGACTTTCATTTGTGCATCTACGAAAAGAACGCCACGCTCTTGTAAGCTGAAAAGTGAATAACCCATCGCTGTTCCTGTTTCCATAGAAACAAGTGCGCCGTTTTTACGGTGTTCAACTTCGCCACTGAGTGGGCGAAATTCTAAGAATGAGTGGTTCATAACACCCTCACCTTTAGTATCTGTCAAAAACTGACCACGGAAACCAATAAGTCCACGTGCAGGAATTTCAAACTCAATACGTGTTTGACCATCACCTGTTGGGTTCATCGCTTTCATTTCCGCTTTTTTACGACCTAATTTTTCAATAACTGCACCTGTAAATTCATCTGGTACATCAATAACTAAGTGTTCGAATGGTTCCATTTTAATACCGTTTTCTTCTCTAACGATAACCTCTGGACGACCAAGAGAGAATTCAAAACCTTCACGTCTCATGTTCTCAGCCAAAATCGTAATTTGAAGCTCACCACGACCTGAAACTTTGAATTTACCCTCTCCTGCACTCTCGTATTTCATCGCGATGTTTGTTTTCATCTCAGATTCTAAACGCTCAGCAATTTTGTTTGAAGTAACATACTTACCATCAAGTCCAGCAAAAGGAGAATCGTTAACCGCAAAAACAACAGAAAGGGTTGGTTCTTCAATGTGCAATGGGTCAAGTGGCATTGGGTTACTTGGATCAACAAGGCTATCACCCACGTCAAGTGTCTCAAAACCTGCAACGGCAACGATGTCACCACTTTCAGCTTCGTTGATATCAATTCTATCCAAACCGTGAAAACCAATCAGTTTTGAAACACGTCCACGAACCTGTTCACCATCGGCTTTTGCAAGTAAAACGGTCTCATTTTTCTTAATGGTTCCATTAAAAATACGAGCAATACCAATTTTACCAACGTAGTTATCATAATCAAGGGTAAATACTTGAAGTTGAAGTGGATTATCAACGCTACCTGATGGTGCAGGAACGTGCTTGATGATGGTTTCAAACAATGGTTCAAGGTTTTTATTTTCATCGCTCATATTGTATTTTGCATAACCATCACGTGCTGCAGCATAAACGATTGGAAATTCAAGTTGATCTTCATTTGCACCAAGGGCTACTAAAAGGTCAAATACTTCATCCACAACACGATCAGGATCTGCCGCTGGTTTGTCGATCTTATTAACAACAACGATTGGGCAAAGACCTAAACTTAGGGCTTTTTTAACAACGAATTTTGTTTGAGGCATAACACCTTCTTGTGCATCAACAAGAAGTAAAACGCCGTCAACCATTTTTAAAACACGCTCAACCTCACCACCAAAGTCGGCGTGGCCTGGAGTATCGATAATGTTAATTTTTGTATCTTTATAGCGAATAGCTGTATTTTTTGAAAGAATGGTAATACCACGCTCTTTTTCAAGATCGTTGCTGTCCATTGCTCTTTCTTCAACTTTTTGGTGTGCTGTAAAGGTTCCTGATTGTTTCAACAACTCATCAACTAATGTTGTTTTCCCGTGATCAACGTGTGCAATCACGGCAATATTTCTAAAGTCTTGCAAAAAATTCTCCTCGTGAACTTAACTTTTACATCTCAGATAAAACGTACGGATTGGTAGTTTGATAGAAGTAAATATGCTTTATTATACCACATTCTTACTAAAATTAAAATATCCTTATATGGACAACAATCATTCTAACAATTTTTTAAAATGGAATGAGTATTGCTTGTTAAGAGCGTGGAATTATCTCTAATGGTTAACACACTATGGGTAATTCTCTCGTAAAAAGACAAAATTCAGTGCCCTAGTGGCTAACATTGTTTTGCAAGTTTGACTTGAAAAACAGTATAAAAAATAAAATAATAAGGCAATGGCAATGCAAGATATTCTCTCTTTTGTTCAGGCTCCAGCCCCTGTAACTCTTGCGCCTTCTACAACTGAAACACCTAAAAGTGAGAGTGGTGACGGTTCATTTTCAGAAAGTTTTTTCTCAATGATTCTTGGACAATATACCAAAGAAAATGAACAAACAGAACTCAGTGAATTCACTCAAGAACTTCCTATAACTACAGTAGGAGAAGGTACACTAGACCTTGCAGCTCATGAACAAGAGGCTAAAAGTATTGATGAACATCTCTTGGATGATCTTTTAAGTGTGGTAAATGCCCTACAGCAAGATCCAAAAACAACAACATTTCCAACACTCAATGCTTCACCTGCATTAGAAAAACTTCTTGTAAGTGAAACAACGCGTCAAGAATTTGCAAGCGTTAAAAGTGTCAGTGATTTGATGGATTTATCGCAAAAGTACAATCTAGGCTTGGAGAAGCTTTCAATCTCTCAAGAGAGTTTGGAGAGCCTTCAAACAAAGTTTCCAAAACTCACTCAAAATAACTTTTTTGATGACCTAAAAACAGCACTTGATGCAACGCAAAATTTAGAAGATAATACGATCCCAAAAGCAGCAACGACAAATATTATGACTCTTTTGGATAAACAGCCTTCAAAGCCAGAAACAACGCCTACAGCATCAATGCTCAGTACACTTATAAATACAACTCCTACTCAGAGTAAAACAGTAGAAGATACCAAAGTTGTAGCAAATACTCCTGTTGTTCAAGAACCACTGATAGTAAATGAAAAGCAACAAAATCCTTTAGCGCAAGCCTTGCAGATGCCTAAAGAAGAGAGTGTTCAAGCAACTATAACGCCTGTTGTTGAAACACCAACACCAAAAGCGACCACAACTAACCATGAAACAAAAAAGAATGCCGCGTCAGCTGTTTTAGCAGAAAGTATCCCTGAAGAAGAGCCTGTTCAAATGGCATCTACACGTGTTACTGAGGTTAAAAAAGAGTCTTTATCTACCTCTGAAGAAGATTCTGTAGATTTAACATTAAAAGTATCAAAACCTGAAAAAAAAGTTGAAGAATCTACACCAGAAGATACAACACAAACACAAAAAATTGTCAAAAATGAAGAAAATGAAGTAACACAAACCTCATCGGATGAATCACAACCTATCACAGATGTTAAAAATGATATCAAAGTCAATAATAACAAAGACATACCTGTGAAAAACACTCCCGTAAAAGAGAGTTTAAACCAGTTTGCAAGTGATTTAAAAGAAAAAATTGAAGCGTATAAACCGCCTATTATGAAAGTCGAACTCTCTCTAAGCCCTAAAAGTTTAGGAGATGTTGACGTTACATTATTGACACGAGGCAATAATTTACATGTAAATATCTCTTCTAACACAAGTACGATGTCGCTCTTTACACAAAATCAAAATGATGTCAAAAGTGCGCTTATCAATATGGGCTTTACGAATTTAGAGATGAATTTTAGTGATCAAAACAACAAAGAACAAGCACAACAAAACAATCAAAAACAGAATAATGGTAACTTTGAAGAGTTTAACGAGGAAGAGACTGCTCTTTTAGAAATCATCATTCCTCAATATGTATAGAGTATAAAAAGGATACATTATGGCAACAGTAAATACAAAAGGCTATGAAAGCCTTCTTAATCCAGGCACAGCAAGTTCGACAACAACAAAAGAGGCAGCAAAAACAGGTTCTTCCGATACGCTAGGTAAAGATGACTTTTTAAAACTTCTTCTTACAGAGCTTCAGCATCAAGATCCTACAAGTCCTATGGACTCAGACAAGATTTTAACACAAACCTCTCAGCTTGCAACGCTAGAGTCTGCAACCAAAACGAATACTGCGTTGGAGAATTTATCAACGCAACTCAAAGAGAGTGTAAGCTCTAATGCAACAAACTTAATCGGTAAAATGGGAAGCTTGGGTTATAACGCGATAACACTCTCAAACAGTAAGTCAACCTATGAAGTCTATTTCCCAACAGAAATCAAAGATGGAACACTTACAATCAAAGATGCCAATAAAAATGTTATCAAAACCGTTGATCTTGGTGATGTTGCCGCTGGTAAAAGCGGTGTTTTATCTTTTGATTGGGATGGTTCCGACAATGATGGTAATCTTGTAAAAGATGGTTACTACAGTG includes the following:
- a CDS encoding flagellar hook capping FlgD N-terminal domain-containing protein; the encoded protein is MATVNTKGYESLLNPGTASSTTTKEAAKTGSSDTLGKDDFLKLLLTELQHQDPTSPMDSDKILTQTSQLATLESATKTNTALENLSTQLKESVSSNATNLIGKMGSLGYNAITLSNSKSTYEVYFPTEIKDGTLTIKDANKNVIKTVDLGDVAAGKSGVLSFDWDGSDNDGNLVKDGYYSVTADYVDKTGASKTTQFGVYPVESIRYDNGSSYVKLGSNYYPISDVVEYYQP
- a CDS encoding flagellar hook-length control protein FliK, whose translation is MQDILSFVQAPAPVTLAPSTTETPKSESGDGSFSESFFSMILGQYTKENEQTELSEFTQELPITTVGEGTLDLAAHEQEAKSIDEHLLDDLLSVVNALQQDPKTTTFPTLNASPALEKLLVSETTRQEFASVKSVSDLMDLSQKYNLGLEKLSISQESLESLQTKFPKLTQNNFFDDLKTALDATQNLEDNTIPKAATTNIMTLLDKQPSKPETTPTASMLSTLINTTPTQSKTVEDTKVVANTPVVQEPLIVNEKQQNPLAQALQMPKEESVQATITPVVETPTPKATTTNHETKKNAASAVLAESIPEEEPVQMASTRVTEVKKESLSTSEEDSVDLTLKVSKPEKKVEESTPEDTTQTQKIVKNEENEVTQTSSDESQPITDVKNDIKVNNNKDIPVKNTPVKESLNQFASDLKEKIEAYKPPIMKVELSLSPKSLGDVDVTLLTRGNNLHVNISSNTSTMSLFTQNQNDVKSALINMGFTNLEMNFSDQNNKEQAQQNNQKQNNGNFEEFNEEETALLEIIIPQYV
- the typA gene encoding translational GTPase TypA, with translation MQDFRNIAVIAHVDHGKTTLVDELLKQSGTFTAHQKVEERAMDSNDLEKERGITILSKNTAIRYKDTKINIIDTPGHADFGGEVERVLKMVDGVLLLVDAQEGVMPQTKFVVKKALSLGLCPIVVVNKIDKPAADPDRVVDEVFDLLVALGANEDQLEFPIVYAAARDGYAKYNMSDENKNLEPLFETIIKHVPAPSGSVDNPLQLQVFTLDYDNYVGKIGIARIFNGTIKKNETVLLAKADGEQVRGRVSKLIGFHGLDRIDINEAESGDIVAVAGFETLDVGDSLVDPSNPMPLDPLHIEEPTLSVVFAVNDSPFAGLDGKYVTSNKIAERLESEMKTNIAMKYESAGEGKFKVSGRGELQITILAENMRREGFEFSLGRPEVIVREENGIKMEPFEHLVIDVPDEFTGAVIEKLGRKKAEMKAMNPTGDGQTRIEFEIPARGLIGFRGQFLTDTKGEGVMNHSFLEFRPLSGEVEHRKNGALVSMETGTAMGYSLFSLQERGVLFVDAQMKVYSGMIIGEHSRPNDLDVNPIKGKPQSNVRSSGADEAIKIIPPRKMNLELALEWIENDELVEVTPINIRIRKKYLDPTVRKRMSR